From Choloepus didactylus isolate mChoDid1 chromosome 19, mChoDid1.pri, whole genome shotgun sequence, one genomic window encodes:
- the SPATA25 gene encoding spermatogenesis-associated protein 25 translates to MSYFMSPQTHLSLLASTQGGAASPGSSLGLYSPAEPVVVAPGGLGPLSQKAEQLVPAAQAWSPVLAMPEARGYPGGASWETLCRKKYGRYCHKLPHLRQPESLGWEDGCSRGRAPQLGAPSRPGSLLLCGLSPGVLQMPPEAGGKETSSQPDICILTLAMMIAGIPTVPVPGLREEDLIRAAQAFMMAHPEPEGAVEGAWWEQALAHTASGQVALVRSRRSQPPGSCL, encoded by the exons ATGTCCTACTTCATGTCTCCGCAAACTCATTTGAGTCTTCTGGCTTCCACCCAAG GTGGGGCTGCTTCTCCAGGCTCGTCCCTTGGCCTCTATAGCCCTGCAGAGCCAGTGGTGGTGGCCCCTGGTGGACTAGGCCCACTGAGCCAGAAAGCTGAGCAGCTGGTACCTGCTGCCCAGGCCTGGAGTCCAGTCCTGGCAATGCCAGAAGCCAGGGGCTACCCCGGTGGGGCTAGCTGGGAGACGCTGTGTCGGAAGAAGTACGGCCGATACTGCCACAAATTACCCCACTTGAGGCAGCCGGAGAGCTTGGGATGGGAGGACGGCTGCTCCAGAGGCAGAGCTCCCCAGCTGGGGGCCCCCAGCAGGCCTGGGTCCCTGCTGCTGTGTGGGCTGTCACCAGGGGTGCTGCAGATGCCCCCTGAGGCAGGGGGGAAAGAGACCAGCTCCCAGCCCGACATCTGCATTCTCACCCTGGCCATGATGATTGCTGGCATCCCCACCGTGCCTGTCCCAGGCCTGCGGGAAGAAGACCTGATCCGGGCTGCTCAAGCTTTCATGATGGCCCATCCGGAGCCAGAGGGGGCTGTGGAAGGGGCGTGGTGGGAGCAGGCGCTTGCGCACACTGCCTCCGGGCAGGTGGCCC
- the CTSA gene encoding lysosomal protective protein: MVRATPPPLLLLLLLLSQEPRSKAAPKQDEIQCLPGLAKQPSFNQYSGYLRGSGSKRLHYWFVESQKNPEESPVVLWLNGGPGCSSLDGLLTEHGPFLVQPDGITLEYNPYSWNLVANMLYLESPAGVGFSYSDDKYYVTNDTEVAQNNFEALQDFFRLFPEYRDNELFLTGESYAGIYIPTLAVLVMQDPSMNLQGLAVGNGLSSYEQNDNSLVYFAYYHGLLGNRLWSSLQTHCCPQNKCNFYDNKDPECVTSLQEVSRIVANSGLNIYNLYAPCAGGVPGHLRYEKDSIVSQDLGNIFTRLPLKRVWHQVLLRSGARVRLDPPCTNTTAPSTYLNNPYVRKALHIPEQLPSWEMCNFLVNMQYRRLYQTMNSQYLKLLSSQRYRILLYNGDVDMACNFMGDEWFVDSLNQKMEVQRRPWLVDYGESGEQIAGFVKEFSHFAFLTVKGAGHMVPTDKPRAALTMFSRFLNKEPY, translated from the exons ATGGTTCGCGCCACGCCGCCGCCACTGCTCCTATTGTTGCTGCTTCTCTCCCAGGAGCCCCGAAGCAAGGCAGCCCCCAAGCAGGACGAGATCCAGTGCCTCCCTGGGCTGGCCAAGCAGCCGTCTTTCAACCAGTACTCCGGCTACCTCAGAGGCTCCGGCTCCAAACGCCTGCATTACTG GTTTGTGGAGTCCCAGAAGAACCCCGAGGAAAGCCCTGTGGTGCTTTGGCTCAACGGGGGTCCGGGATGCAGCTCCCTGGATGGCTTGCTCACAGAGCACGGCCCCTTCCTG GTCCAGCCAGATGGCATCACCCTGGAGTACAACCCCTATTCTTGGAACCTG GTTGCCAATATGTTATACCTCGAATCCCCAGCTGGGGTGGGCTTCTCCTACTCAGATGACAAGTATTATGTGACCAACGACACTGAG GTCGCCCAGAACAATTTTGAGGCTCTCCAAGATTTCTTCCGCCTCTTCCCAGAGTACAGGGACAATGAACTTTTCCTTACGGGCGAGAGCTACGCCGGCATCTACATCCCCACCCTGGCCGTGCTGGTCATGCAGGACCCCAGTATGAACCTGCAG GGACTTGCTGTGGGCAATGGACTCTCCTCCTATGAGCAGAATGACAACTCCCTGGTCTATTTTGCCTACTACCATGGTCTCCTGGGGAACAG GCTCTGGTCTTCACTCCAGACCCACTGCTGCCCTCAAAACAAGTGTAACTTCTATGACAACAAAGACCCAGAATGTGTGACTAGT CTTCAGGAAGTGTCCCGCATCGTGGCGAACTCCGGCCTCAACATCTACAACCTCTACGCCCCGTGTGCCGGGGGGGTGCCTGGCCATTTAAG GTATGAGAAGGACTCGATTGTGAGCCAGGACTTGGGCAACATCTTCACTCGCCTGCCACTCAAGCGGGTGTGGCATCAG GTGCTGCTGCGTTCTGGGGCTAGGGTGCGCTTGGACCCCCCCTGCACCAACACCACAGCCCCCTCTACCTACCTCAACAACCCTTACGTGCGCAAGGCCCTCCACATCCCCGAGCAGCTGCCCAGCTGGGAAATGTGCAA CTTCCTGGTGAATATGCAATACCGCCGTCTCTACCAAACTATGAACTCCCAGTACCTTAAGCTGCTCAGCTCACAG AGGTACCGGATCCTGCTGTACAATGGAGATGTGGACATGGCCTGCAATTTCATGGGGGATGAGTGGTTTGTGGATTCCCTCAACCAGAAG ATGGAGGTACAGCGCAGACCCTGGTTGGTGGACTACGGGGAGAGCGGGGAGCAGATTGCTGGCTTCGTGAAGGAGTTCTCCCACTTTGCCTTTCTCACCGTCAAG GGCGCTGGACACATGGTCCCCACCGACAAGCCCCGGGCTGCTCTCACCATGTTCTCCCGCTTCCTGAACAAGGAGCCTTACTGA
- the NEURL2 gene encoding neuralized-like protein 2, whose product MAAPSDPAGLGAPWRPACLEPPPTRFHRVHGANIRVDSSGTRATRVESFAHGVCFSREPLAPGQVFLVEIEEKELGWCGHLRLGLTALDPASLAAVPEFSLPDLVSLGHTWVFAITRHHNRVPPEGRPETEAVVLSRPPALLAEPYLCIEQFRIPRDRLVGRSRPGLYSHLLDQLYELNVLPPTARRSRLGVLFCPRRDGTADMHIVINGEDMGPSARGLPATQPLYAVVDVFASTKSVRLVQLEYGLPSLQTLCRLVIQRSVVHRLAIDGLHLPKGLKDICKYE is encoded by the exons ATGGCTGCTCCTTCTGACCCCGCGGGATTGGGTGCGCCCTGGAGACCCGCATGCCTGGAGCCCCCTCCCACCCGCTTCCACCGGGTGCACGGTGCCAACATCCGCGTGGATTCCTCGGGGACGCGGGCCACCCGCGTGGAGAGCTTCGCCCACGGTGTGTGCTTCAGCCGCGAGCCGCTGGCCCCTGGCCAGGTTTTCCTGGTGGAGATCGAGGAGAAAGAGCTGGGCTGGTGCGGGCACCTGCGCCTCGGCCTGACCGCGCTCGACCCCGCCAGCCTGGCCGCGGTGCCTGAGTTCTCATTGCCCGACCTGGTCAGCCTCGGCCACACCTGGGTCTTCGCCATCACTCGCCACCACAACCGGGTGCCCCCAGAGGGCCGCCCGGAGACGGAGGCAGTGGTACTCAGCCGACCCCCGGCCCTCCTGGCTGAACCCTATCTGTGTATTGAGCAGTTTCGCATTCCCCGGGACCGCCTAGTGGGCCGCAGCCGGCCTGGGCTCTACAGCCACCTCTTGGACCAGCTCTACGAGTTGAACGTGCTGCCCCCGACCGCGCGCCGCAGCCGCCTGGGCGTTCTCTTCTGCCCCCGCCGCGACGGCACCGCCGACATGCACATCGTCATCAACGGCGAGGACATGGGCCCTAGCGCTCGGGGGCTGCCAGCCACCCAGCCCCTCTACGCAGTGGTGGACGTGTTCGCCTCCACCAAGAGCGTGCGTCTGGTGCAGCTCGAGTATGGCT TGCCGTCCCTGCAGACTCTGTGCCGCCTGGTGATCCAGAGGAGTGTGGTGCACCGGCTGGCCATCGATGGGCTTCATCTGCCCAAAGGACTGAAGGATATCTGCAAGTACGAGTGA